A stretch of Candidatus Sphingomonas phytovorans DNA encodes these proteins:
- a CDS encoding AAA family ATPase has product MDIRITGWRCQNIRGNLRDVAIDLTMTPPRWTLIQMSNGGGKTTTTSLIRAALTGVEPTATFVKALRPEDGATNGTFELNLLIDGALHRIQLLFDYLTGNSRVTTSRAATLGGGMMDIHSLPADSATLKSPEFVELFVFDGELARKIRDNGSDRASKAIETLYGIDKLGGLRDQIEKLLEAEQKRVAGITQAKEKGWVQKYKTDMEAARAKLVALEKRRDDVTAKKAYETAECDRLTKEIGDQINQNKAAKDELEDLESQLNSVDLVILQQTGDLRGKLISPFLSAPHSLERLRELGSQLQELKLPEAATAEFFHELSHSTNCVCDREITPEIKEKIVAKAATFMGAEESGVLNSMKTMVRSTSDDPISLDQPVETLRGRLRERQRVTQRLHRQRAAWVKAGGIELSDKQALAEEHRSKAAKLESELERIESDDPSFHITNGLGWEQNIPKCREVVAQREETYNTSTQTHKLLVQSRATQAVIQAIEKEALNRIKEKVRQATNLKIAKLVPGEQLQVVRIGKSLELSSRNLARKDNVSEGQSLSIAYAFLASLFETATHRLPFVIDSPAIPLDSEMRREVIKVVPELFEQTIMFVISTERKDFAERFYGRDGARFITLVRGPDGSVDPREGQTEFDEFQDEDDAIIETPATSEASAI; this is encoded by the coding sequence ATGGACATTCGCATCACAGGATGGCGCTGCCAGAACATTCGCGGCAACCTTCGCGACGTCGCGATCGACCTCACCATGACGCCCCCTCGGTGGACGCTCATCCAGATGAGCAATGGCGGTGGCAAGACGACCACGACCTCATTGATCCGCGCGGCGCTGACGGGTGTCGAACCCACCGCTACATTCGTCAAAGCGCTTCGACCCGAAGATGGCGCCACCAATGGCACCTTCGAGCTCAACCTCCTGATCGATGGTGCGCTCCATCGGATCCAGCTGCTGTTCGACTATCTGACAGGGAACTCGCGCGTTACCACCTCTCGAGCGGCGACTCTCGGCGGCGGCATGATGGACATCCATTCTCTGCCCGCAGATTCCGCCACCCTCAAGTCGCCAGAGTTCGTCGAGCTGTTCGTGTTCGATGGCGAACTCGCGCGGAAGATTCGCGACAACGGTTCGGATCGGGCCAGCAAGGCCATTGAGACGTTGTATGGGATCGACAAGCTGGGTGGTCTCCGAGACCAGATCGAGAAATTGCTTGAGGCCGAGCAGAAGCGGGTCGCTGGTATCACGCAGGCTAAGGAAAAGGGCTGGGTCCAGAAGTACAAGACAGACATGGAAGCCGCTCGCGCCAAGCTCGTGGCTTTGGAGAAGCGGCGCGACGATGTTACTGCGAAGAAGGCGTACGAGACGGCTGAGTGCGACCGTCTCACCAAGGAGATCGGCGACCAGATCAACCAGAACAAGGCTGCAAAGGACGAACTCGAGGATCTCGAGAGCCAGTTGAACAGCGTCGACCTTGTCATCCTCCAGCAGACCGGCGATCTTCGAGGAAAGCTCATCTCCCCGTTCCTATCCGCGCCCCACTCCCTCGAACGCCTCCGCGAACTGGGGTCACAGCTTCAGGAGCTCAAGCTGCCCGAGGCGGCTACGGCCGAATTCTTCCATGAGCTGTCCCATTCCACCAACTGCGTGTGCGACCGGGAGATAACACCCGAGATCAAAGAGAAGATCGTGGCAAAGGCGGCCACGTTCATGGGTGCCGAGGAATCCGGGGTTCTGAACAGCATGAAGACCATGGTTCGGAGCACCAGCGACGATCCGATCAGCCTCGACCAGCCGGTGGAAACGCTCAGGGGGCGCCTGCGGGAACGCCAGAGAGTAACCCAGAGGCTTCACCGACAGCGCGCCGCCTGGGTCAAGGCCGGAGGCATCGAACTGTCGGACAAGCAGGCGCTGGCGGAAGAGCACCGGAGCAAGGCCGCGAAGCTGGAATCGGAACTCGAGAGGATTGAAAGCGACGATCCCTCATTCCACATCACTAACGGACTTGGCTGGGAACAGAACATCCCGAAGTGCCGCGAGGTCGTCGCCCAGCGCGAGGAAACCTATAATACCAGTACACAGACCCACAAGCTGCTCGTCCAGTCCCGTGCGACACAGGCTGTCATCCAGGCGATCGAGAAGGAGGCGCTGAACCGCATCAAGGAGAAGGTGCGGCAGGCTACGAATCTGAAGATCGCGAAGCTGGTCCCGGGCGAGCAACTCCAAGTGGTCCGCATCGGCAAGTCACTTGAACTCTCGTCGCGCAACCTCGCCCGAAAGGACAACGTCAGCGAGGGTCAGAGCCTTTCAATCGCATACGCCTTTCTGGCCAGTCTCTTCGAGACCGCGACGCACCGGCTACCTTTCGTAATCGACAGTCCCGCGATACCGCTCGACAGCGAGATGAGGCGCGAGGTGATCAAGGTGGTGCCGGAGCTCTTCGAGCAGACGATCATGTTCGTCATCTCAACGGAGCGAAAGGACTTCGCGGAGAGGTTCTACGGGCGCGACGGAGCGCGGTTCATCACCCTCGTCCGCGGACCCGATGGATCGGTCGATCCGCGTGAAGGCCAGACCGAGTTCGATGAGTTTCAAGATGAGGATGACGCGATAATCGAGACGCCGGCTACCTCAGAGGCAAGCGCTATATGA
- a CDS encoding DGQHR domain-containing protein — protein sequence MSTIYPLQVPALRVDQPVGTFFAVVLKARTLLDVAYSDVVSARRESGGGSYEVDGAQRLSDPRRLDAIARYINRIDATFPSAIILAANMVRSDGRVEGDIDTDESEEGDEAKEDEELKRRWQVKAAAVLDADGEEIGATYSLLIPGPEKLAAVIDGQHRLFAFAKADPRHLDEDLLCSVFIDLPKSMQATIFATINSNQKAVDKSLTYELFGYNLSDEPEDQWSPEKLAVFLSRRIATDPDSAMRGACRCGPGKRLRHRRDGAQFGYEALVRGHRWGHPADDQLKSEGGRQQAQTACRLDKVRSFARQAAAPVGLPEGQ from the coding sequence ATGTCGACGATATACCCGCTGCAAGTACCAGCTCTCAGGGTCGATCAACCCGTAGGCACTTTCTTCGCGGTCGTACTGAAGGCCCGCACCCTCCTCGATGTCGCCTACAGCGACGTCGTCAGCGCCAGGCGAGAGTCGGGCGGAGGCAGCTACGAGGTCGATGGCGCCCAGCGCTTATCGGATCCGCGGCGTCTGGACGCCATCGCCCGGTACATCAACCGCATCGACGCGACCTTCCCGAGCGCCATAATCCTAGCCGCCAACATGGTACGGTCCGACGGGCGCGTCGAAGGCGACATCGACACGGACGAGTCCGAGGAAGGCGATGAGGCGAAGGAGGACGAAGAACTCAAGCGCCGCTGGCAGGTGAAGGCTGCCGCGGTGCTTGACGCTGACGGAGAAGAGATCGGGGCCACTTACTCGCTGTTGATCCCTGGACCTGAAAAGTTGGCTGCGGTCATCGACGGACAGCATCGACTGTTCGCGTTCGCCAAAGCTGATCCGCGGCACCTGGACGAGGATCTGCTCTGTTCCGTTTTCATTGATCTGCCGAAGTCGATGCAGGCCACGATCTTCGCTACGATTAACTCGAACCAGAAGGCTGTCGACAAGAGCCTTACGTACGAACTGTTCGGTTACAACCTTTCCGATGAACCCGAGGATCAGTGGAGCCCGGAGAAGCTGGCCGTCTTCCTGTCGCGTCGCATTGCGACAGATCCGGACTCGGCCATGCGGGGGGCGTGTCGCTGTGGCCCCGGTAAACGACTTCGCCACCGCCGCGATGGTGCGCAATTCGGATATGAAGCTCTCGTTCGCGGTCATCGTTGGGGGCATCCTGCGGATGATCAGCTCAAATCCGAAGGAGGACGCCAACAAGCTCAAACTGCGTGCCGGCTCGACAAGGTCCGTTCTTTCGCCAGGCAAGCCGCCGCTCCGGTCGGTCTACCTGAAGGGCAATGA
- a CDS encoding DUF6118 family protein, whose product MQIRALKPRARSYEVPDSEGLFAARQQELHARDYGPDLAKILEQHERVRTAILTLNGRPAMVLTPELIASQIEEAGEQGRAAGHQAWSQARHDLTNAVRSLDEIVASAFAAERLWIAGAATAALIAGFVFGAVVPARIAQAAPERWHWPESRAASELGRDGWQAGMRLLEVADPPRLRALIEADRLSSDNEKALSDCRSRVGKTGKIECPVTVRKGGSNY is encoded by the coding sequence GTGCAGATTCGCGCGTTGAAACCCCGAGCGCGTTCTTACGAGGTTCCAGACTCGGAAGGGCTGTTCGCCGCGCGACAGCAGGAGTTGCATGCCCGCGACTATGGCCCTGACCTGGCGAAGATCCTCGAACAGCATGAGAGAGTGAGGACGGCGATCCTGACCCTCAACGGGCGCCCGGCCATGGTGCTCACACCGGAGTTGATCGCCTCGCAGATCGAGGAGGCGGGAGAGCAAGGGCGTGCAGCCGGCCATCAGGCATGGTCGCAGGCGCGGCACGATCTCACCAACGCCGTCCGGTCGCTGGACGAGATCGTAGCCTCCGCGTTCGCTGCTGAGAGGCTGTGGATCGCCGGAGCCGCGACAGCGGCGCTGATCGCCGGGTTCGTATTCGGCGCGGTCGTTCCAGCCCGGATCGCTCAGGCTGCGCCCGAACGCTGGCACTGGCCGGAATCCCGGGCGGCAAGCGAGCTTGGGCGAGACGGGTGGCAGGCAGGGATGCGGTTGCTTGAGGTTGCCGACCCGCCGCGTCTGCGGGCGTTGATCGAGGCTGACCGCTTATCGAGCGATAACGAGAAAGCCCTATCGGATTGCCGGTCGCGAGTGGGCAAGACAGGCAAGATCGAGTGCCCCGTCACGGTGCGAAAAGGGGGCAGTAACTATTGA
- a CDS encoding class I SAM-dependent methyltransferase produces the protein MPEPIAEQVLEDVSPVLGDAVVIWGRWAIPGWLDDSNIRLINHCMRHLPTEDPIIEIGSFCGVSTVVMARIKQLAAIPNKIISSDPWRFEGADFTTTVGDSQITFTAYREHVKRLFLSATGTFAPGEPPLHFEEYSDSFFDKWAGGLREIDSHNRSFQLGGPIAMAYIDGDHTYEQSRQDFINCDRFLVPGGFIVFDDSADGTDWGSHRAAVEVLERSDYKLVAKGPNYCFQKVG, from the coding sequence TTGCCTGAACCTATAGCCGAACAAGTTCTCGAAGATGTCAGCCCCGTACTAGGCGATGCTGTAGTAATATGGGGTCGCTGGGCCATTCCAGGTTGGCTGGACGATAGCAACATCCGTCTTATTAATCATTGTATGCGCCACCTCCCAACGGAGGATCCTATTATTGAAATCGGCTCCTTCTGCGGCGTGTCGACAGTCGTGATGGCACGCATTAAGCAACTAGCCGCCATTCCCAACAAGATTATCAGCTCCGACCCATGGCGCTTCGAAGGCGCGGACTTTACGACAACGGTAGGCGATTCGCAGATAACTTTTACGGCCTATCGAGAGCATGTGAAACGATTGTTTCTTAGCGCGACCGGGACATTCGCTCCGGGAGAACCGCCGCTACATTTTGAAGAATATTCCGATAGTTTTTTCGATAAATGGGCTGGCGGACTACGCGAAATCGATAGTCATAACCGCTCGTTCCAACTGGGTGGGCCGATCGCCATGGCCTATATCGATGGCGACCACACTTATGAGCAATCCAGGCAGGACTTTATAAACTGCGATCGCTTTTTGGTGCCTGGTGGCTTCATCGTTTTCGACGATTCGGCGGATGGCACGGACTGGGGCTCGCACCGCGCAGCTGTCGAGGTGCTCGAGCGGAGTGATTACAAATTGGTCGCGAAAGGCCCGAATTATTGCTTCCAGAAAGTTGGATGA
- a CDS encoding glycosyltransferase family 2 protein yields the protein MSVVTATLNAANELAPTLESILAQTHQNIELIVVDGCSWDGTQAVLRRYADKIDVLSVQPDAGIYYAMNAAVELTSRDFVLFLNAGDVFNSADAISRIMTSVEGNSDVVYGDHVYTNGHIELLKRSARFEQIAAQLFEGEIDVEWLETIPCHQATFVRKALLVDLRFDTRLLVSADHDLLLRAHDVGAKMQYVDEIVCRYRGGGFSVAMGERTKLEGASIYRRFSAYPERVDKFFFPGVRSPFDPQTYLTGLRLAGFRQAGPADVDAGTHRISTAGARIMSPARPCRRLDITGINATPDQALSVLLENDVVGTSRIPATEFRMQINLDRTVPGDSIITLAPRADDLAIRSFSFHENAAPPSWHVSPESPLYFRTSSAAVIAEILGEGWSQPEETHTWSLGTRSELWLKASATTRFLRCIMTGNPHTPDGRQTVSLLVNDVPIATATCERGGALEFEIDCTTSPWLSAQINQIVLKPQPPAPPPPETGDARMLGVCLREIRCF from the coding sequence GTGAGTGTCGTCACCGCCACGCTCAACGCGGCGAACGAGTTGGCACCGACGCTGGAGAGCATTCTCGCGCAAACACATCAAAACATAGAACTGATTGTGGTCGATGGGTGTAGTTGGGATGGTACGCAGGCTGTACTACGGCGGTACGCGGACAAGATAGATGTTCTTTCTGTTCAGCCGGATGCTGGTATTTATTACGCGATGAATGCTGCTGTCGAGCTGACGTCCCGCGATTTCGTGTTGTTTCTGAACGCGGGGGACGTCTTTAATTCGGCCGATGCGATCAGCCGTATCATGACATCTGTCGAAGGCAATTCCGACGTCGTCTATGGTGATCATGTCTACACGAATGGACATATCGAGTTGCTGAAGCGGTCGGCGAGATTCGAGCAGATTGCCGCTCAATTGTTCGAAGGTGAGATCGACGTCGAATGGCTGGAAACCATCCCCTGCCACCAGGCAACCTTCGTCCGCAAAGCTCTTCTCGTCGATTTGCGATTCGATACCCGGCTACTTGTCAGCGCCGATCACGACCTTTTGCTACGCGCACACGATGTCGGCGCTAAAATGCAATATGTCGATGAGATCGTCTGCCGCTATCGTGGTGGAGGATTTTCGGTTGCTATGGGAGAAAGGACCAAGCTTGAGGGCGCGTCTATTTATCGCCGATTCAGTGCTTATCCAGAGCGCGTCGATAAATTCTTCTTTCCCGGCGTTCGCAGTCCTTTCGATCCACAAACATATCTCACGGGACTCCGGCTTGCCGGATTTCGCCAGGCCGGCCCTGCTGACGTAGATGCAGGCACCCATCGCATTTCCACTGCGGGTGCCCGAATCATGTCGCCTGCACGCCCTTGTCGACGTCTCGATATCACCGGCATCAATGCAACACCGGATCAAGCGCTCAGCGTCCTGCTTGAAAACGACGTTGTCGGCACGTCGCGTATACCAGCTACCGAGTTCCGTATGCAGATCAATCTCGATCGCACCGTGCCCGGTGACAGCATAATCACGCTGGCCCCTCGCGCTGACGATCTGGCCATCCGCTCTTTCAGCTTCCACGAAAATGCTGCTCCACCCTCGTGGCATGTTTCGCCGGAATCTCCGCTGTATTTCCGAACATCCTCGGCTGCCGTGATCGCGGAAATCCTGGGGGAAGGATGGTCCCAGCCGGAAGAAACGCACACATGGTCGCTGGGTACGCGTTCGGAGTTATGGCTTAAAGCATCTGCGACCACGCGGTTTTTGCGGTGTATAATGACAGGTAATCCGCATACGCCCGACGGCCGTCAGACCGTATCGCTTCTGGTAAACGATGTCCCGATTGCCACCGCGACATGCGAGCGCGGTGGCGCGCTTGAGTTCGAGATTGACTGTACCACTTCGCCGTGGCTGTCGGCGCAAATCAATCAAATCGTTCTGAAGCCCCAGCCGCCTGCGCCCCCCCCGCCCGAGACGGGAGACGCGCGCATGCTGGGTGTATGCCTGCGGGAAATCCGCTGTTTTTGA